One part of the Sus scrofa isolate TJ Tabasco breed Duroc chromosome 8, Sscrofa11.1, whole genome shotgun sequence genome encodes these proteins:
- the TMEM128 gene encoding transmembrane protein 128 isoform X1 encodes MDALRAREQLRRRYLFPPDAEVPLDRDNYPRPETSSAVEKKEKPLPRLNIHSGFWILACIVVTYYVDFFKTVKENFHTSSWFLFGGALLLVSLSIAFYCIFYLEWYRGIEDYDIKYPTLIPVTTATFIVAGICFNAALWHVWSFFTPLLLFTQFMGVVMLISLLG; translated from the exons ATGGACGCCTTACGAGCTCGGGAGCAGCTCCGGCGGCGATACCTCTTTCCCCCGGACGCGGAGGTTCCGCTGGATCGCGACAACTACCCCAGGCCGG AAACCTCTTCAGCTGttgagaaaaaggagaaacctcTTCCAAGACTCAATATCCATTCTGGATTCTGGATTTTGGCATGCATTGTTGTGACCTATTATGTTGATTTCTTTAAAACCGTTAAAGAAAACTTTCACACCAGTAG CTGGTTCCTCTTTGGCGGTGCCTTGTTACTTGTTAGCTTATCAATTGCATTCTACTGCATATTCTATCTGGAGTGGTATCGAGGAATCGAAGATTATGATATCAAATACCCAACGTTGATACCTGTGACAACTGCTACTTTTATTGTAGCAGGAATTTG cttcaaTGCTGCCCTCTGGCACGTGTGGTCGTTTTTCACCCCACTGCTGCTCTTTACCCAGTTTATGGGGGTTGTGATGCTGATCTCACTCCTCGGGTGA
- the TMEM128 gene encoding transmembrane protein 128 isoform X2, with protein MDALRAREQLRRRYLFPPDAEVPLDRDNYPRPETSSAVEKKEKPLPRLNIHSGFWILACIVVTYYVDFFKTVKENFHTSSWFLFGGALLLVSLSIAFYCIFYLEWYRGIEDYDIKYPTLIPVTTATFIVAGIWTKGISV; from the exons ATGGACGCCTTACGAGCTCGGGAGCAGCTCCGGCGGCGATACCTCTTTCCCCCGGACGCGGAGGTTCCGCTGGATCGCGACAACTACCCCAGGCCGG AAACCTCTTCAGCTGttgagaaaaaggagaaacctcTTCCAAGACTCAATATCCATTCTGGATTCTGGATTTTGGCATGCATTGTTGTGACCTATTATGTTGATTTCTTTAAAACCGTTAAAGAAAACTTTCACACCAGTAG CTGGTTCCTCTTTGGCGGTGCCTTGTTACTTGTTAGCTTATCAATTGCATTCTACTGCATATTCTATCTGGAGTGGTATCGAGGAATCGAAGATTATGATATCAAATACCCAACGTTGATACCTGTGACAACTGCTACTTTTATTGTAGCAGGAATTTG GACTAAGGGCATATCAGTTTAA